The Janthinobacterium tructae genome contains the following window.
GCGTCTGCGACCGCTGCTACAGTTCCGTGCCGGGCGCCACCTGGCCCAACCGCCTGTATGCGATCAGCGGCAAGGCGGCCGGCAGCCGCGACAGCAAGCGCGTGCCCCTGTATGCGAACAAGTCCTTCGTGCGCCACCTGGACCGGGCCCAGCTTAGCTGGAAATTTTATTCCGCCTGGAAACCCTGGAGCCTGGCCTTCAGCGACGACCATTACCGCTCGTCCGAGTGGTATGAGCCCTTCGGCTCCAGCGCGCGCCGCTATGGTTTCATCGGCGATGCGCTGGCGGGCACCTTGCCGTCTGTCAGCTGGATCGATCCGCATTTTTTTGAGAATGACGACCACCCACCGGCCGATATCCGCGCCGGCCAGGCGCTGGTAGCGCAGGTTTACCAGGCCCTGTCGCGCGGTCCCGCCTGGTCGCGCACCTTGCTGATCCTCAGTTATGACGAGCACGGCGGATTTTTCGACCATGTGCCGCCGCCCGCCGCCGCCGACGACGACCCCGCGTTTCGCCAGTACGGCGTGCGCGTGCCCATGCTGCTGGTGTCGCCGCTGATCGCGCCGGGCAGCGTCAGCCACGAGGTATACGATCACACGTCGATCATCAAAACCATCTTGCAGCGATTTTGCCGCGGCGCCGATGGCGGCTTGCCTCAGATGGGCGCGCGCGTGGCGGCCGCCAGCGGCCTGGGTGCCGTGCTGGCCCTGGCGCAGCCGCGCGCGGCACCCGCCGTGCCCTTTGCCGTGCTGGCGCAGCGGGCCGCATGGGAAGCGGATGTGCGGGCGCATGACTTCGCCCCGCTGGCGCAGGCTGAAGGCTTGGTCGCCGCCGTTACTGCCGTGCCCGTGCAATCTGATGCCGAAGCGGGCGTAATCGCTGCGCATCGGCAATTGGCGCGCTGGGCCAGGAATGCGCAGATAGCGCCCGGGCCGGCGGGCCGGCGCCGGCGGCAGGGTGGCAAAGTCGCAGGCGCTTGAGCTGGACAATGAGCTGGACAATGAGTTGGACAATGAGCTGGACAATGAGTTGGACAATGAGCCGGGCAATGCATGGCGCCAGCGCCGGGCGTTGGCGCCGGTGGGGCTGCGTATAATCACTGCTTCTCAATCAAGGAGTGATCATGCACGATGCGATGCCCGCCCACCCGGTACTGGGTGTGATCGGCCGTTCCGGTAGCGGCAAGACGACCCTGCTGGAATTTGTGGTGAAGGAACTGGCGGCGCGCGGCTTGCGTGTCAACCTGGTCAAGCACAGCCACCATGACCTGGCGCTGGAACCGCCGCAAAAAGACAGCGCCCGGTTGCGCCTGGCTGGGGCGGCGGAAGTGCTGGTGGCGTCGCCATATCGCTTTGCCATCGTGCATGAGTTGCGCGGCGCGCCCGAGCCGAGCCTGGCGCAGCAATTGGCCCGCATGGGGCCGGCGGATCTGACCCTGGTCGAAGGTTTCAAGACGGACCCCATCCCCAAGCTGGAAGTATTCCGCCCGGAAGTGGGGCAGGCGCCCCTGTATCCGCACGACCCGCATGTGATCGCCGTCGCCTCCGACAGCCCGGCGCCGGCCGACCTGCGTGAGGGCGTGCAATGGCTGGACTTGAATGCGCGCGAGCACGTACTGGCCTGGTTGCTGCTGCAGTTGGAAAATAAGCTGGAAAAATAAGCTAAAGGTTTGCCGGCGCCATCCGTTAATACTGGTAGAACCTCATTGGAGAAATGTATGGACGTCGGAAGCATTGCTCAACTGTCAACCACGATGGCGGAGACCGGCACGCGGCAAGCCGTCGGTTTGACTGTCCTGAAAAAAGCCCAGGATATCCAAAGCTCGACTGCTACTGCCTTGCTGGCAGCGTTGCCACCGGTACAGTCGGCGCCGAGTCTGCCGGCTCACCTCGGTAACCGCATCAACACGACAGCCTGAGCGCAGGTCTGTAGCGCCCGTCTGGCGCTTTGCCGTGCCCATGCCCACACCACCGTCCTCGACGGTGGAGAGTGGGCGTTTTTGTCAGTGTTTTCGCTTTTTTTCCTGCTCCTGTCAAGTTGATTAATTGACCATGGTTCGCCATGGCACGGCCGATTCAGTAAAATGACGTCCATCACCTCGCGTTGCCCATAGTGCAGCCCGGGGCGTGCCATTACTTTGACCCATGCAAGAGGACTCCCCATGAACAAACGTCAAGCTCTCATCGCCGCCGCCCTTGCGGGCCTCTGTGCCGGCACCACCGTCAACGCGACCGCACACGATGGTCCCGCTCCTGGCGACAAGGAAAAATGCTACGGCGTCGCCAAGGCAGGGCAGAACGATTGCGCCTCGTCCGATGGCGCGCATTCCTGCGCGGGCCAGGCCGAGGCGGACAACTTGCCCACGGAATGGGCGTATGTTGCCAAGGGCACGTGCGAACAGGCGGGCGGCTCCGTCAAGCCCATCAAGGCCGGCAAGGCCGCCAAACCGGCCACGCAGCCGTAAGCTCTCGCCGCTTGCCCATGCCGCAGCCACTTCGAGCGCGTGCCGGCGTCGGCCTGCGCGCCGCGCACTACCGCGACTTCATGGCGCGCCGGCCCGCCGTGGGCTGGCTGGAAGTGCATACCGAAAATTATCTGCAGCCATCTGGCTGGGATAGTCATGTGTTGCAGACGCTGCGCCAGGATTACCCGATCAGCCTGCATGGCGTGGGCCTTGGCCTGGGCTCCGTGCGCGGCTTTTCCGAGCCCCATTTGCAGCGCGTGCGCGCCGTGGTGGAGCGCATCGAGCCGGCCCTCGTGTCGGAACACCTGTGCTGGGGCGCCGTGGCGCAGCAGCAACTCAATGATCTGTTGCCGCTGGCCTTGAATGGCGCCGCCCTCGACTTGTTGTGCGCAAGGGTGGGCCGCGTGCAGGATGTGCTGAAAAGGCCGATCTTGCTGGAGAATGTCTCCACTTACCTGCGTTTTGCCGACGATGCCATGAGCGAGGCGCAATTCCTGGCGGAACTGGCCCGCCGCAGCGGCTGCGGGCTGCTGCTCGATATCAACAACTTGTATGTGAACCAGTGCAACCACGGCGAAGACACCCTGCTTGCCATGCAAAGCATCGCGCCGGGCAGCGTGGGCGAGCTGCACCTGGGCGGCCATCTGCTGACGCCGCACGCCGTGATCGACCACCATGGCGCCGCCGTGGCCGAGCCCGTCTGGGACTTGTATGCGGCCGCCTTGCTGCGCTTTGGCGCCATTCCCACCCTGGTCGAATGGGATACGGATTTGCCGCCGCTCGATATCCTGCTGGGCGAAGCGGACAAGGCGCAAGCGATGCTGGCGCGCCATGCGCCGCAAGCGCCATGGCAGGGCGCGCTGCTGGCGGCGGCGCCACCGCCCGCGTCGTGCGATGCGCTGGCGGTCGGCCAGCAAGCATTTGCCACGGCCTTGCTCGATACTGCGGCGACGTTGCCATCGTTCGCGGGAGAGGCGGTGCCGCAGCGTTTCTCTTTGTATCGCGGCAATTTGAGCACCACCTGGCGCCGTACCCTGGGCCACGCCTATCCCGTCGTGCTGGCGCTGGTTGGCGCGGATTTTTTTGGCGGCCTGGCGCGCGCGTACGGCCGCCAGTATCCGTCAGATAGCGCCGATTTGACGCAGTTTGGTGCCCGTTTCGCCGATTTTCTGAGCAGTTTTCCGCCTGCGGCCGAGTTGCCCTATCTGCCGGACATGGCGCGCCTGGAATGGGCCGTGCACCTGGCCCATTACGCTGCCGATGCGCAAGCGCTGGCGCCAGAGGCGCTGGCCGCCCTGCATCCCGATCAGCTCGAAGTGCGCCGTTTTACCTTGCATCCCGCTTGCGCCTTGCTGGCATCGAACTGGCAAGTGGCGGCCCTGTGGCATGCGCATCAGGATGGCGAAGAGCAGGGGATGTTTCCGCACGATATGCAGGTGGCCAGCTGGACATTGGTATGTAGGTCGCGCTGGAAGGCGCAGGTGCTGCAAGTGGATGCGGCCGCGCATGCGGCCTTGCTGGCGTTGCGGCAGGGACAAACGTTTGGCGCCGCGCTCGATGCGGCGTTCGAGCGGGATCCGGCATTCGACCTGGCCGCCCGCCTGCGCCAGTGGCTGGCGCATGCGGTGCTGGCGGCGTGACACTTTATTCGAAGGCCCGCAGCAGGCGCGCTTCGCCCGTCTGATCGCGGTACAGGGCATTCGCGGCCAGGGTGGCGTCCATCATGCGCGCGACTTGCTCTTCTTCAAAGCGGGCCAGCTCGGCGGTGGCCCCGACGAGGGCCAGTTCCAGCCTGGCGCGTGCGCTCTGATACAGGCTGCTGGTGTATTTGTCTGTGTTACGCAGCAATTCTTCCGCGTTTTCTATTACCTGGCGCAAGTCGCCGATCAGGCGTTCCTGGCTGCGCGTACCGTGTTCGGGATGGTCCATGGCGCTTCCCTTCCGCAATCGATATTTATCTGACAATAACGACGTGTCGCAGCTTGACTTGGGCAGCCGGGCTGGCAGCGGTGCTGGCTGGACGCATGGGGCTGCTTTCGCCCCCCATGCCGGAGTCAGACGGGAGCGACGACCGTGATACGGATATCGCCCACGCTGACGACCTGGCCGGCGCGGATCTTGGCGGTCTTGCGCAATTCCTTCTTGCCATCGACCTTCACCACGCCGCTATCGACCATGACCTTGCCTGCGCCACCGCTGTCGCACAAGCCGACCAGCTTCAGCAGCTGGTTCAGCTCGACGAACTCGGATGTTAAATCAAAGCTTACTTTTTGCATTGTA
Protein-coding sequences here:
- a CDS encoding RNA-binding S4 domain-containing protein, yielding MQKVSFDLTSEFVELNQLLKLVGLCDSGGAGKVMVDSGVVKVDGKKELRKTAKIRAGQVVSVGDIRITVVAPV
- the mobB gene encoding molybdopterin-guanine dinucleotide biosynthesis protein B — encoded protein: MHDAMPAHPVLGVIGRSGSGKTTLLEFVVKELAARGLRVNLVKHSHHDLALEPPQKDSARLRLAGAAEVLVASPYRFAIVHELRGAPEPSLAQQLARMGPADLTLVEGFKTDPIPKLEVFRPEVGQAPLYPHDPHVIAVASDSPAPADLREGVQWLDLNAREHVLAWLLLQLENKLEK
- a CDS encoding YjfB family protein; its protein translation is MDVGSIAQLSTTMAETGTRQAVGLTVLKKAQDIQSSTATALLAALPPVQSAPSLPAHLGNRINTTA
- a CDS encoding DUF2282 domain-containing protein codes for the protein MNKRQALIAAALAGLCAGTTVNATAHDGPAPGDKEKCYGVAKAGQNDCASSDGAHSCAGQAEADNLPTEWAYVAKGTCEQAGGSVKPIKAGKAAKPATQP
- a CDS encoding alkaline phosphatase family protein, whose amino-acid sequence is MIAAANEGVLDTDAPENLARIEHIVVLMMENRSFDHMLGYLSLESGRADIDGLQSSHANLHAGVTYPVHHLQRTAFGPQQDPSHTGLSVAQQLQNNNGGFVDDYAQTHPGDPDIDLVMGYYNAADLPMYDFLAQQFCVCDRCYSSVPGATWPNRLYAISGKAAGSRDSKRVPLYANKSFVRHLDRAQLSWKFYSAWKPWSLAFSDDHYRSSEWYEPFGSSARRYGFIGDALAGTLPSVSWIDPHFFENDDHPPADIRAGQALVAQVYQALSRGPAWSRTLLILSYDEHGGFFDHVPPPAAADDDPAFRQYGVRVPMLLVSPLIAPGSVSHEVYDHTSIIKTILQRFCRGADGGLPQMGARVAAASGLGAVLALAQPRAAPAVPFAVLAQRAAWEADVRAHDFAPLAQAEGLVAAVTAVPVQSDAEAGVIAAHRQLARWARNAQIAPGPAGRRRRQGGKVAGA
- a CDS encoding DUF692 family multinuclear iron-containing protein; protein product: MPQPLRARAGVGLRAAHYRDFMARRPAVGWLEVHTENYLQPSGWDSHVLQTLRQDYPISLHGVGLGLGSVRGFSEPHLQRVRAVVERIEPALVSEHLCWGAVAQQQLNDLLPLALNGAALDLLCARVGRVQDVLKRPILLENVSTYLRFADDAMSEAQFLAELARRSGCGLLLDINNLYVNQCNHGEDTLLAMQSIAPGSVGELHLGGHLLTPHAVIDHHGAAVAEPVWDLYAAALLRFGAIPTLVEWDTDLPPLDILLGEADKAQAMLARHAPQAPWQGALLAAAPPPASCDALAVGQQAFATALLDTAATLPSFAGEAVPQRFSLYRGNLSTTWRRTLGHAYPVVLALVGADFFGGLARAYGRQYPSDSADLTQFGARFADFLSSFPPAAELPYLPDMARLEWAVHLAHYAADAQALAPEALAALHPDQLEVRRFTLHPACALLASNWQVAALWHAHQDGEEQGMFPHDMQVASWTLVCRSRWKAQVLQVDAAAHAALLALRQGQTFGAALDAAFERDPAFDLAARLRQWLAHAVLAA